A single window of Sander lucioperca isolate FBNREF2018 chromosome 22, SLUC_FBN_1.2, whole genome shotgun sequence DNA harbors:
- the LOC116044253 gene encoding retinol dehydrogenase 13 isoform X2, with the protein MTLKTCALNLVVLSVVLSNELVIKTIFDGIFSGQHYSEVMSKYILPVSVFGTVFGAAVLLKNHVTGGPCPSKATIKGKTVVITGANTGIGKETARELAKRGGRIIMGCRDMEKCETAAKEIRGKTLNPYVYACQLDLASVKSIREFAERIKQEEERVDVLINNAGVMRCPAGKTEDGFDMQFGVNHLGHFLLTNLLLDKLKESAPSRVINLASLAHIVGKIDFEDLNWEKKKFDTKQAYCQSKLANVLFTRELAKRLQGTGITVNAVHPGVVATELGRHTGLHQSQFSSSVLSSGGGSIPILYLSKSRNTTVMDIGF; encoded by the exons ATGACGCTAAAAACATGCGCGCTTAACCTTGTGGTACTGTCAGTCGTGTTGTCAAATGAGCTGGTTATTAAAACCATTTTTGATGGCATATTTTCCGGTCAGCATTATTCGGAAGTCATGAGCAAATATATATTACCAGTTTCTGTTTTTGGAACAGTGTTTGGAGCTGCTGTTTTACTGAA GAACCATGTAACCGGAGGCCCTTGTCCCAGTAAGGCTACCATCAAGGGGAAGACTGTGGTTATAACAGGAGCAAACACAGGCATTGGGAAAGAGACTGCCCGGGAACTGGCCAAGAGAG GGGGCCGGATCATTATGGGATGTCGGGACATGGAGAAGTGCGAGACAGCTGCAAAGGAAATAAGAGGGAAGACCCTGAATCCTTACGTTTACGCGTGTCAACTCGACCTGGCCTCTGTGAAGTCCATCCGAGAGTTTGCAGAGAGAATCAAACAAG AGGAGGAGCGTGTGGATGTACTCATAAACAATGCAGGGGTCATGAGATGTCCAGCAGGGAAGACGGAAGATGGCTTCGACATGCAGTTTGGCGTTAACCACTTAG GCCATTTCTTGTTGACAAATCTTCTGCTGGATAAGTTGAAAGAGTCCGCCCCCAGCAGAGTGATCAACCTGGCCTCACTCGCCCACATCGTTGGAAAGATTGACTTTGAGGACTTGAACTGGGAGAAAAAGAAGTTTGATACCAAGCAGGCGTACTGTCAGAGCAAGCTTGCCAATGTTCTGTTCACCAGAGAGCTCGCCAAGCGATTACAAG GCACAGGAATCACGGTGAACGCTGTGCACCCAGGCGTTGTTGCCACGGAACTGGGGAGGCACACTGGTCTGCACCAATCACAGTTCTCCAGCTCTGTGCTCA gcagtggtggaggaagtattcccatcctttacttgagtaaaagtcgcAATACCACTGTTATGGATATAGGGTTCTAA
- the LOC116044253 gene encoding retinol dehydrogenase 13 isoform X1: MTLKTCALNLVVLSVVLSNELVIKTIFDGIFSGQHYSEVMSKYILPVSVFGTVFGAAVLLKNHVTGGPCPSKATIKGKTVVITGANTGIGKETARELAKRGGRIIMGCRDMEKCETAAKEIRGKTLNPYVYACQLDLASVKSIREFAERIKQEEERVDVLINNAGVMRCPAGKTEDGFDMQFGVNHLGHFLLTNLLLDKLKESAPSRVINLASLAHIVGKIDFEDLNWEKKKFDTKQAYCQSKLANVLFTRELAKRLQGTGITVNAVHPGVVATELGRHTGLHQSQFSSSVLSPFFSLLVKSPELGAQPSVYLAVSEEMEGVTGRYYDVMTEKEPAPLALDEEAARRLWEVSSRLVGLEEEGQSGKSNPTTEVQSKAAQTVPVLRH; this comes from the exons ATGACGCTAAAAACATGCGCGCTTAACCTTGTGGTACTGTCAGTCGTGTTGTCAAATGAGCTGGTTATTAAAACCATTTTTGATGGCATATTTTCCGGTCAGCATTATTCGGAAGTCATGAGCAAATATATATTACCAGTTTCTGTTTTTGGAACAGTGTTTGGAGCTGCTGTTTTACTGAA GAACCATGTAACCGGAGGCCCTTGTCCCAGTAAGGCTACCATCAAGGGGAAGACTGTGGTTATAACAGGAGCAAACACAGGCATTGGGAAAGAGACTGCCCGGGAACTGGCCAAGAGAG GGGGCCGGATCATTATGGGATGTCGGGACATGGAGAAGTGCGAGACAGCTGCAAAGGAAATAAGAGGGAAGACCCTGAATCCTTACGTTTACGCGTGTCAACTCGACCTGGCCTCTGTGAAGTCCATCCGAGAGTTTGCAGAGAGAATCAAACAAG AGGAGGAGCGTGTGGATGTACTCATAAACAATGCAGGGGTCATGAGATGTCCAGCAGGGAAGACGGAAGATGGCTTCGACATGCAGTTTGGCGTTAACCACTTAG GCCATTTCTTGTTGACAAATCTTCTGCTGGATAAGTTGAAAGAGTCCGCCCCCAGCAGAGTGATCAACCTGGCCTCACTCGCCCACATCGTTGGAAAGATTGACTTTGAGGACTTGAACTGGGAGAAAAAGAAGTTTGATACCAAGCAGGCGTACTGTCAGAGCAAGCTTGCCAATGTTCTGTTCACCAGAGAGCTCGCCAAGCGATTACAAG GCACAGGAATCACGGTGAACGCTGTGCACCCAGGCGTTGTTGCCACGGAACTGGGGAGGCACACTGGTCTGCACCAATCACAGTTCTCCAGCTCTGTGCTCA gtccATTTTTCTCCCTGTTGGTGAAGAGCCCAGAGCTGGGGGCCCAGCCTAGCGTCTACCTGGCAGTGTCCGAGGAGATGGAGGGGGTGACGGGAAGGTACTATGATGTGATGACAGAAAAGGAGCCGGCGCCACTGGCCCTGGATGAGGAGGCAGCTCGCAGGCTGTGGGAGGTCAGCAGCAGGCTGGTGGGTCTGGAGGAAGAAGGCCAATCCGGCAAGTCAAACCCAACAACAGAAGTCCAGAGCAAAGCTGCACAGACAGTCCCAGTGCTGAGACACTGA